A single Tenacibaculum sp. 190524A02b DNA region contains:
- a CDS encoding M43 family zinc metalloprotease, with translation MKRIVLSLALVASVFIGCQNNEQNPNDLNNELPENPLAKAEKQCFTMDVLDAKMANDKSLKGKMEAVENFTKNYLAKVKKGEIAQRLVNGKIQIPVVYHVIYRQASENLPLSVLQDQITAMNEDFNLQNPNRGALPAEFSGVEANVAIDFVIEDVIRVQNTKKRSWKPNDDMKFTSKGGSDVVNPQEFLNFWIVNSMPYRRGQILGYAQFPGGSWSTDGIVLGHRFVGRNQRTATHEVGHWLNLRHIWGDGGCGASDFVADTPDADEPSRGCPSYPTVECGSNNMTMNFMDYSDDNCMYMFTNGQKARMDAVFAPGGFRATMAD, from the coding sequence ATGAAACGAATTGTATTATCATTAGCATTAGTAGCTAGTGTATTCATTGGATGTCAAAACAATGAACAAAACCCAAACGACCTTAACAATGAACTTCCTGAAAACCCTTTAGCAAAAGCTGAAAAGCAATGCTTTACTATGGATGTATTGGATGCAAAAATGGCTAACGACAAATCTTTAAAAGGAAAAATGGAAGCTGTTGAAAATTTCACCAAAAATTATCTTGCGAAAGTTAAAAAAGGAGAAATTGCCCAAAGATTGGTTAACGGAAAAATTCAAATCCCTGTAGTTTATCATGTAATATATAGACAGGCTAGTGAAAACTTACCTCTTTCTGTATTACAAGATCAAATAACGGCCATGAATGAAGACTTTAATTTACAAAATCCCAATAGAGGTGCTTTGCCTGCTGAGTTTTCAGGTGTAGAAGCCAATGTTGCTATTGATTTTGTAATAGAAGATGTCATTAGAGTTCAAAACACTAAAAAAAGAAGTTGGAAACCTAATGACGATATGAAATTTACTTCTAAAGGTGGAAGTGATGTTGTAAATCCACAAGAATTCTTAAATTTTTGGATTGTTAATTCAATGCCATATAGAAGAGGACAAATCTTAGGATATGCTCAATTTCCAGGAGGAAGTTGGTCTACTGATGGTATTGTTTTAGGGCACAGATTTGTTGGTCGTAACCAAAGAACCGCTACTCATGAAGTAGGACACTGGTTAAACTTACGTCACATTTGGGGTGACGGTGGATGTGGTGCTAGCGATTTTGTAGCTGATACTCCTGATGCCGACGAACCTAGTAGAGGATGTCCTTCATACCCTACTGTAGAATGTGGTAGTAATAACATGACTATGAACTTCATGGATTATTCTGATGATAATTGTATGTACATGTTTACGAATGGTCAAAAAGCTAGAATGGATGCTGTTTTTGCTCCTGGTGGTTTTAGAGCAACTATGGCTGACTAG
- a CDS encoding zinc metalloprotease, whose amino-acid sequence MKKSILAIVAVAAILVGCNEESKNDAVLVQEQEIDMSNFYVETEELQHRGASNKCHSMLVLNRQLKENPGLYKKMYDVEYATRKTLAKKGKPGGNGGSGDVDITPIADGLGIINIPIYVHVVYSNSQQNISNTQIASQIKVLNDDFRANNNDLNLPSGTTFENDVTDAEIEFTLAGTYRYSDSRAEWGTRDDVKKAYPPITPETHLNIWVANIGGGILGYAQFPGGTLTTDGVVCAPQYFGNTGYVEAPFNKGRTMTHEVGHYLNLRHIWGDGRCRQDDFVADTPSSDAPNYGCPSYPTTNCKTTDMTMNYMDYTNDACMYMFTDGQRNRMRAIFAAGGARSSMI is encoded by the coding sequence ATGAAAAAATCGATTTTAGCAATAGTAGCTGTCGCTGCTATTTTAGTGGGATGTAATGAAGAATCAAAAAATGATGCTGTGTTAGTACAAGAACAAGAAATTGACATGAGCAATTTTTATGTAGAAACTGAAGAACTACAACACCGAGGAGCTTCTAACAAATGTCATTCAATGTTAGTATTAAACCGACAGTTAAAAGAGAACCCTGGGCTGTATAAAAAAATGTATGATGTAGAATACGCTACTAGAAAAACATTAGCTAAAAAAGGCAAACCAGGTGGTAATGGTGGCAGTGGTGATGTAGATATTACTCCTATTGCAGATGGTTTGGGTATAATTAATATTCCTATATACGTACATGTGGTTTATAGTAATTCACAGCAAAACATAAGTAACACACAAATAGCTTCACAAATTAAAGTTCTAAATGACGATTTCAGAGCTAACAATAACGACTTAAACTTACCTTCTGGCACTACTTTTGAAAATGATGTAACCGATGCTGAAATTGAATTTACTTTAGCTGGTACTTATAGGTATTCAGATTCAAGAGCTGAATGGGGAACAAGAGATGATGTTAAAAAGGCTTATCCACCGATTACTCCGGAAACACATTTAAATATCTGGGTAGCTAATATTGGTGGAGGAATATTAGGATACGCTCAATTTCCAGGTGGAACACTTACTACTGATGGTGTTGTTTGTGCCCCTCAGTATTTTGGTAACACTGGTTATGTTGAAGCTCCTTTTAATAAGGGACGTACTATGACACATGAAGTAGGACATTACTTAAATTTACGTCATATTTGGGGAGATGGGAGATGCCGTCAGGATGACTTTGTTGCTGACACTCCTAGCTCAGATGCTCCAAACTATGGATGCCCTTCTTACCCTACAACCAACTGTAAAACTACTGATATGACTATGAATTACATGGATTATACTAATGATGCTTGTATGTACATGTTTACTGATGGTCAGCGTAACAGAATGAGAGCTATCTTTGCTGCAGGTGGAGCAAGATCTTCTATGATATAA
- a CDS encoding Bax inhibitor-1 family protein, with translation MENSFNNSRVLVSQVSEAERVAFYKKTYAHVAGGVFLFILFEYLFLQSATIVEFALSMTQGYKWLLLLGGFMLVTNYAESTALKTTDKNLQYLAYSGYIFAQAFIFIPLIYIAISYTNSFEVLQQAGIVTLGLFAGISSIVFITKKDFSFMRAGLSVGFFIAIALLIAGTLFGFNLGLWFSVGMCVLAGGSILYQTSNLVHNYSTDDYIPAALGLFASLMLLFWYVLQIFMSRD, from the coding sequence ATGGAAAATTCATTCAACAACAGCAGAGTTTTAGTATCACAAGTTTCAGAAGCAGAAAGAGTAGCTTTCTATAAGAAAACGTATGCACATGTTGCTGGTGGTGTATTCTTATTTATTTTATTTGAATACCTATTTTTACAAAGTGCAACAATTGTAGAGTTTGCCTTGTCTATGACCCAAGGTTACAAATGGTTATTATTATTGGGTGGTTTTATGTTAGTGACAAATTATGCAGAAAGTACAGCATTAAAAACTACAGATAAGAATTTACAATACTTAGCGTATTCTGGATACATCTTTGCCCAAGCCTTTATTTTTATACCACTTATTTACATTGCTATAAGTTATACGAATAGCTTTGAGGTATTACAGCAAGCAGGAATTGTAACTTTAGGGTTATTTGCAGGTATTTCTTCAATTGTATTTATTACTAAAAAAGATTTCTCTTTTATGAGAGCAGGTTTGTCGGTAGGATTTTTTATTGCAATAGCATTACTTATTGCTGGAACTTTGTTTGGTTTTAACCTTGGTTTATGGTTTTCAGTAGGAATGTGTGTATTAGCAGGAGGTTCTATTTTGTATCAAACTTCTAATTTAGTTCATAATTACTCAACAGATGATTATATTCCAGCAGCATTAGGTTTATTTGCTTCATTAATGCTTTTATTTTGGTATGTATTGCAAATATTTATGTCTAGAGACTAA